The following coding sequences lie in one Cannabis sativa cultivar Pink pepper isolate KNU-18-1 chromosome 5, ASM2916894v1, whole genome shotgun sequence genomic window:
- the LOC133038283 gene encoding uncharacterized mitochondrial protein AtMg00240-like: MEANLKLGQDEKGDKLADLKLFRRIIGKLQYLTITRPDISFSVNRLSQFLAIPKSRHLKVAERVLQYIKNCPVQGPLFPATSEVKLKAFSDVDWAACPDTRKSTTGFCIFLGDSLIS; encoded by the coding sequence ATGGAAGCCAATCTTAAGTTGGGTCAAGATGAGAAGGGAGACAAGCTTGCTGATCtaaagttgtttagaagaataaTAGGGAAACTTCAATACCTTACCATCACAAGGCCGGATATTTCTTTTTCCGTGAATAGATTGAGCCAATTCTTGGCCATTCCTAAATCTAGACACCTAAAGGTAGCTGAAAGAGTGCTACAGTATATTAAGAATTGTCCTGTACAGGGACCTCTTTTTCCTGCAACATCAGAAGTTAAGCTCAAGGCTTTTAGTGATGTGGATTGGGCAGCTTGCCCTGATACTCGAAAATCTACTACAgggttttgtatttttcttggaGACTCcctaatttcttga